One stretch of Rosistilla oblonga DNA includes these proteins:
- a CDS encoding TIGR03546 family protein, producing MIIWLYRQIQGVRKALAGRDNPEQLAWAMALGVLLGVVPKGNLTAMLLVCLVLVLRVNHAMAAVTAVVVSIAAVLLDPFTHQLGSWVLEQPALQGFFTWSWQQPLVPWTDLNNTVVMGSLLFGLMTLFPTYSLALPVFRSFAPEKPESPISPAKSEASQTLAAATSSPQPQAAPRSAVAPPRPNPRPQVDVIRVRRDQPAGAKPAAGGKSDAPRREAPQVKKQEKAA from the coding sequence GTGATTATTTGGCTGTATCGTCAGATCCAAGGTGTACGCAAAGCGCTTGCCGGGCGCGATAACCCCGAGCAGCTCGCTTGGGCGATGGCTTTGGGGGTGCTGTTGGGAGTGGTTCCGAAGGGGAATCTCACCGCCATGCTGCTTGTCTGTTTGGTTCTCGTGTTGCGTGTCAACCATGCGATGGCCGCCGTCACCGCTGTTGTCGTTAGCATCGCCGCGGTTCTGTTGGACCCGTTCACTCATCAATTGGGCAGCTGGGTGCTTGAGCAGCCCGCGCTGCAAGGCTTTTTCACATGGAGCTGGCAGCAACCGTTGGTGCCTTGGACCGACCTCAACAATACCGTCGTGATGGGCAGTCTGTTGTTTGGTTTGATGACGCTCTTCCCGACCTATAGTCTCGCGCTGCCGGTCTTCCGATCTTTCGCGCCGGAGAAGCCAGAGAGCCCGATCAGTCCCGCTAAGTCGGAAGCGTCGCAGACGCTCGCCGCTGCGACATCGAGTCCCCAGCCGCAAGCGGCTCCGCGTTCGGCAGTAGCACCACCCAGACCCAATCCGCGGCCGCAAGTCGATGTGATTCGAGTTCGCCGCGATCAGCCCGCCGGTGCAAAACCGGCGGCCGGCGGCAAAAGCGACGCGCCTCGTCGCGAAGCTCCCCAGGTTAAGAAGCAGGAGAAGGCAGCATGA
- a CDS encoding valine--tRNA ligase, producing MTHELPNRFDHTEACQPIYDAWQQAGCFDADPDPNKKPFAIVIPPPNVTGALHLGHGLNNTLQDVLVRMRRMQGYAALWMPGTDHAGIATQAVVERRLKELENKTRHDLGREELVARIWKWKDQYETRILGQLKRMGCSCDWRRTRFTLDDTCAAAVRATFFDLFGKQLIYRGKKLVNWDTFLQTAVSDDEVFHETKQGHFWHYQYPVIDPQPGEPTSVTIATTRPETMLGDTAVAVHPDPAHQLDKIEAELQEKLAAASDKERPDVEAQIKALAERRKTHLPLLIQLRDMAAAGRKLRLPLLGREIPLVADQWAKPELGSGCVKITPAHDPNDYEVGQRQDLPMINILNSDGTMNAEAGPYEGLTIKQARNKIVADLEEAGLMVKIEDREIELGLSDRSKTAIEPYLADQWFVKMDTLAQSAMDAVSDERVQIFPPRYRKGYLDWLGEKRDWPVSRQLWWGHRIPIWSLACGSADEAAAISEKLASIAAASDGKLVHQTAEDHSVHVCIEAEDAEIEQQVESLGLVQDPDVLDTWFSSALWPHSTLGWPEQTDELKYFYPTSTLITSRDIITLWVARMVLMGLNNIGEIPFREVFIHPKIMDGNGETMSKSKGNGVDPNDVIDKFGPDSLRFGLAWIAAETQDVRMPVQFECPHCEKLNDQTKKNRQLPRIACKHCKKEFSTQWAEAEADIALPKAAVVSERFEQARNFTNKLWNAARFAMLNLEDTPTTPLDVQTLETEDRWILSRLATVTAQVTEALEHYRYADAARALYDFAWDEFCSFYVEMAKPRLNDPAQAGPTKQVLAHTLDTLLRLLHPIMPFVTESIWQHLGQIAPTRGLADPQPAAKWLMQAEWPVADESQIDTVIEERFATFQAALGAIREIRSRQGITRDTVPFAIRCTPSTAELLQPMTTYFTALAHADATAFGPDVTAPQTSAHVALPQIDIDVFVDLEKFIDVDAELERNGKLLENLIKQISGKQNKLANESFVDRAPAEVVQKERQSLGELKQQRTAVEQAIKDLQSRKA from the coding sequence ATGACGCACGAGCTGCCAAACCGTTTTGACCACACCGAAGCTTGTCAGCCGATTTACGACGCGTGGCAACAAGCCGGTTGCTTCGACGCCGATCCCGATCCAAACAAGAAACCGTTTGCGATCGTGATTCCGCCGCCAAACGTGACCGGTGCGTTGCACTTGGGGCACGGTCTGAACAACACGTTGCAAGACGTGCTGGTTCGGATGCGGCGGATGCAAGGCTATGCGGCGCTCTGGATGCCGGGGACCGACCACGCCGGGATCGCCACGCAAGCGGTCGTCGAACGTCGCCTGAAGGAGCTGGAGAACAAGACCCGCCACGATCTGGGGCGGGAGGAACTTGTCGCGCGGATCTGGAAGTGGAAGGACCAATACGAGACGCGGATCCTGGGACAACTGAAACGCATGGGCTGTAGTTGCGACTGGCGGCGGACTCGCTTCACGCTGGACGATACTTGCGCCGCGGCTGTCCGAGCCACGTTTTTTGACCTGTTTGGCAAACAGTTGATCTACCGCGGCAAAAAGCTAGTCAACTGGGACACCTTCCTGCAGACAGCCGTCAGCGACGACGAGGTCTTTCACGAAACCAAGCAGGGACATTTCTGGCACTACCAATACCCGGTGATCGATCCGCAGCCGGGCGAACCGACTAGCGTAACGATCGCCACCACGCGTCCCGAGACGATGTTGGGCGACACCGCCGTCGCGGTCCATCCCGATCCAGCGCACCAACTGGATAAGATCGAAGCCGAACTGCAGGAGAAGCTGGCGGCGGCGAGCGACAAGGAACGCCCCGACGTCGAAGCGCAGATCAAAGCGTTGGCTGAGCGCCGGAAAACTCATCTGCCACTGTTGATCCAACTGCGCGACATGGCGGCCGCCGGACGCAAGCTGCGTTTGCCGCTGTTGGGCCGCGAGATCCCGCTGGTCGCCGACCAATGGGCCAAGCCGGAACTGGGCAGCGGTTGCGTAAAGATCACTCCCGCCCACGACCCGAACGATTACGAAGTTGGACAGCGGCAGGATCTGCCGATGATCAACATCTTGAATTCCGACGGCACGATGAATGCCGAAGCGGGTCCCTACGAAGGACTCACGATCAAACAAGCCCGCAACAAAATCGTCGCCGATTTGGAAGAGGCGGGGCTGATGGTCAAGATCGAGGACCGCGAGATCGAACTGGGGTTGAGCGATCGCAGCAAGACAGCGATCGAACCCTATCTGGCCGACCAATGGTTCGTGAAGATGGACACGCTGGCTCAATCGGCGATGGACGCCGTCTCCGACGAGCGCGTGCAAATCTTCCCGCCTCGCTATCGCAAGGGTTATCTCGACTGGTTGGGCGAAAAACGCGACTGGCCCGTCAGCCGACAACTTTGGTGGGGACATCGAATTCCGATCTGGTCGCTGGCCTGCGGATCGGCGGATGAAGCCGCTGCGATCTCCGAAAAACTTGCCTCGATCGCCGCCGCCAGCGATGGCAAGTTGGTCCACCAAACCGCCGAAGATCACTCGGTCCACGTCTGCATCGAAGCCGAAGACGCTGAGATCGAACAACAGGTCGAATCGCTGGGACTGGTTCAAGATCCCGACGTTTTGGATACGTGGTTCAGCAGTGCCCTGTGGCCGCATTCGACCCTCGGCTGGCCCGAACAAACCGATGAGCTGAAGTACTTCTATCCGACCAGCACGCTGATCACCAGTCGCGACATCATCACGCTGTGGGTTGCCCGAATGGTGCTGATGGGACTCAACAACATCGGCGAAATTCCGTTCCGCGAAGTTTTCATCCATCCAAAAATCATGGATGGCAACGGCGAAACGATGTCGAAGTCGAAGGGGAACGGCGTCGACCCCAACGACGTGATCGACAAGTTCGGCCCCGATTCGCTCCGCTTTGGCCTCGCCTGGATCGCCGCCGAAACGCAAGACGTTCGGATGCCGGTGCAGTTCGAGTGCCCGCACTGCGAGAAGCTGAACGACCAGACGAAGAAGAATCGCCAGCTGCCGCGGATCGCTTGCAAGCATTGCAAAAAGGAGTTCTCGACGCAGTGGGCCGAAGCCGAAGCGGACATCGCCCTGCCCAAGGCGGCTGTCGTCAGCGAGCGGTTCGAACAGGCGCGGAACTTCACAAACAAGCTGTGGAATGCAGCTCGGTTTGCGATGCTGAACCTGGAAGATACCCCGACGACTCCGCTGGATGTGCAAACGCTGGAGACCGAGGACCGTTGGATTCTCAGTCGTCTGGCGACCGTCACCGCCCAAGTCACCGAAGCGCTCGAACACTACCGCTACGCCGATGCGGCACGAGCCTTGTATGACTTCGCATGGGACGAGTTCTGCAGCTTCTACGTCGAGATGGCCAAGCCGCGGTTGAACGATCCGGCGCAAGCGGGACCGACCAAACAAGTCCTTGCTCACACGTTGGACACGTTGCTGCGACTGCTGCATCCGATCATGCCGTTTGTCACCGAATCGATCTGGCAACACTTGGGGCAGATCGCCCCAACGCGTGGCCTCGCCGATCCGCAACCGGCGGCGAAGTGGTTGATGCAAGCCGAGTGGCCCGTCGCCGATGAATCGCAGATCGACACCGTGATCGAAGAGCGATTTGCCACGTTCCAAGCGGCCTTGGGAGCGATCCGCGAGATCCGCAGCCGGCAGGGAATCACGCGTGACACCGTTCCGTTTGCAATCCGTTGCACGCCATCGACGGCTGAATTGTTGCAACCGATGACAACGTATTTCACTGCCCTTGCGCACGCCGACGCGACAGCGTTTGGTCCCGACGTAACGGCGCCGCAGACCTCGGCACACGTCGCTTTGCCGCAGATCGATATCGACGTCTTCGTCGACTTGGAAAAGTTCATCGACGTCGATGCCGAACTCGAACGCAACGGCAAGCTGTTGGAGAATCTGATCAAACAGATCTCGGGCAAGCAGAACAAGCTGGCCAACGAGAGCTTCGTCGATCGCGCTCCGGCGGAGGTGGTCCAGAAGGAACGCCAAAGCCTTGGCGAACTGAAGCAGCAGCGGACGGCTGTCGAACAGGCGATCAAAGATCTGCAATCCCGCAAGGCTTAA
- a CDS encoding PEP-CTERM sorting domain-containing protein, which translates to MPFSLLNTIGVQMLRTNLSLVLVCVCAISAHASISTNFTGASDGDASFTAVSGINPGFQATFGAGPLGTFAGSPGALFAPGFTDSSQFYNSTSNRAFGLQLAAPGSAFAFVSFDSILASSVSFTGFVSQGMPGETFETAQTGAATLGVLAYDNLGNPIAGSAGGLSVDGSGVSTYNFASASGIRTLRLQLNGAAGANPFATTLTSFSATATPEPSSMALLGLAGLSGAAVRRYRRRRPARVA; encoded by the coding sequence ATGCCATTTTCTTTACTTAACACGATTGGGGTACAGATGTTGCGGACTAACCTTTCTCTGGTTCTGGTGTGTGTTTGTGCGATTTCCGCACATGCAAGCATCTCGACGAACTTCACCGGCGCTAGCGACGGCGACGCTAGCTTTACTGCGGTCTCGGGAATCAATCCGGGATTCCAAGCAACATTTGGCGCAGGGCCACTGGGCACATTTGCCGGTTCTCCTGGCGCTCTATTTGCGCCAGGCTTCACAGACAGTTCCCAATTCTACAACTCGACATCCAACCGAGCTTTCGGATTGCAACTGGCGGCACCAGGCAGCGCGTTCGCCTTTGTAAGCTTCGATAGCATACTTGCGAGTTCTGTCAGCTTTACCGGCTTTGTTTCCCAAGGCATGCCCGGGGAAACCTTCGAAACCGCCCAGACAGGAGCCGCCACGCTCGGCGTGCTAGCGTATGACAACCTCGGAAATCCTATCGCTGGATCGGCAGGCGGTCTTTCTGTCGATGGCTCCGGCGTGTCGACGTATAACTTTGCTTCAGCAAGTGGAATTCGCACGCTACGCCTGCAGCTTAACGGGGCCGCAGGAGCAAATCCCTTTGCGACCACCCTTACCTCCTTCTCGGCCACAGCAACTCCAGAACCCTCGAGCATGGCTTTGTTAGGTTTGGCCGGACTTTCTGGAGCTGCGGTTCGCCGCTATCGCCGGCGGCGGCCAGCGAGGGTCGCATAG
- the xrtU gene encoding exosortase U — protein MSPTSPKYWRGIAIAVAMLVFAFPIWNFSSYLWNREHYRFFPLIVAAIIYFFWASRPLELSMPRGWNRVLSLAVGGGAVAALLLSPILGPAWLSGVAIFLSLLAGSFWVQGNNRNSLVAAAMLFLLILPPPLSLDVQLIQQLQRFASVASSELLDFIGVSHLMRGNLTVLPEHTFFVEEACAGVHSLFSLAAATGVLCVLTRRSLFVSVGLLGVSVFWALVTNVVRIVAVVFAWDAWQIDLLTGWKHELLGLVVFAFAIGMCWSTASLVTFFLSPVKADFIDRQSTTVFHKIWNRFAASGNKSQINKPQLQAASAGSISPLVRWSGLCGGIVLAMFLVGANTAGSAMQSARLANGHAVDRLHELLDANFWSRAGEGKLDNVNIDGYTVTEREFMSAWGKHSRSWTASAPHWSGRLSIDYLWQVQHDLSVCYRGIGWTMEEITQRPGLDDSSWPLTILSMKRTGGIEGVVLYSALDTDGGIFLGKEKRSLSGAIDTRLRRGVNDWLHINDGAVQVQLFVSNVSGKDTEMVEQLVGHFTAMRSVLRSELEPKKNRAPLEMASSTKSDTNDGGSTR, from the coding sequence ATGTCCCCCACCTCTCCAAAGTATTGGCGAGGCATTGCGATTGCCGTCGCAATGCTGGTCTTCGCTTTTCCGATTTGGAACTTTTCAAGTTACCTTTGGAACCGCGAACACTATCGCTTTTTCCCGTTAATCGTCGCTGCGATCATCTACTTTTTCTGGGCATCAAGGCCGCTCGAGCTTTCCATGCCCCGTGGTTGGAATCGCGTCTTGTCGCTCGCTGTCGGCGGCGGCGCCGTAGCGGCTCTCCTGTTGTCGCCGATACTGGGCCCCGCGTGGTTATCCGGCGTCGCGATATTCCTGAGCCTACTGGCTGGCAGTTTTTGGGTACAAGGGAACAATCGCAACAGCCTTGTCGCTGCCGCGATGCTGTTCCTGCTTATCTTGCCGCCACCGCTTAGCCTCGATGTCCAACTGATCCAGCAACTGCAGCGGTTTGCCTCTGTCGCCTCATCCGAACTGTTGGATTTCATCGGCGTATCGCACTTGATGCGGGGCAATTTGACAGTCCTCCCCGAGCATACGTTTTTTGTCGAAGAGGCGTGCGCCGGCGTCCATTCGCTCTTCTCGCTCGCCGCCGCTACCGGCGTCCTGTGCGTCTTGACGCGTCGATCGCTGTTTGTGAGCGTCGGCCTGTTGGGGGTGAGCGTTTTTTGGGCTCTGGTTACCAACGTTGTCCGCATCGTGGCTGTAGTCTTCGCGTGGGATGCCTGGCAGATCGACCTTTTGACAGGATGGAAACACGAACTGCTGGGGCTGGTTGTCTTTGCCTTCGCTATCGGGATGTGTTGGTCGACAGCAAGTCTTGTCACCTTCTTTTTAAGTCCAGTAAAGGCCGATTTCATCGACCGTCAGTCGACTACAGTTTTCCATAAAATCTGGAACCGCTTTGCAGCGTCGGGGAACAAATCACAGATCAACAAACCACAACTTCAAGCAGCATCGGCCGGCAGTATCTCGCCGCTGGTTCGCTGGAGTGGACTCTGCGGAGGCATTGTATTGGCGATGTTCCTCGTTGGCGCCAATACCGCAGGATCCGCGATGCAATCGGCAAGGCTGGCGAATGGCCACGCCGTCGATCGACTGCACGAACTATTGGATGCCAATTTCTGGTCCCGCGCAGGAGAGGGAAAACTGGACAACGTCAACATTGACGGCTACACAGTCACCGAACGTGAATTCATGAGCGCGTGGGGGAAACATTCTCGCTCTTGGACCGCATCGGCGCCGCATTGGTCGGGGCGTCTGTCGATCGACTACCTGTGGCAGGTGCAACACGATCTGTCGGTTTGCTACCGAGGTATCGGATGGACAATGGAAGAGATCACACAGCGACCGGGACTCGACGACTCAAGCTGGCCCCTGACGATACTCTCGATGAAGCGCACCGGAGGGATCGAAGGCGTGGTCTTGTACTCCGCCCTTGATACCGATGGAGGCATCTTTCTTGGAAAAGAAAAACGCTCGTTATCCGGCGCTATCGACACCCGCCTTCGCCGCGGCGTCAACGATTGGCTGCACATAAACGACGGCGCCGTACAGGTGCAGCTGTTTGTCTCGAATGTCAGTGGAAAAGATACCGAGATGGTAGAGCAGCTTGTCGGTCACTTCACTGCGATGCGGAGCGTTTTGCGATCCGAACTCGAACCGAAAAAGAATCGAGCTCCCCTCGAAATGGCATCGTCGACAAAATCAGACACCAACGATGGAGGAAGCACACGATGA
- a CDS encoding tetratricopeptide repeat protein, whose amino-acid sequence MIDIFSSLRAFTSDWFTTRNYFSLLAGVPALLGIASVGLIVGMSSPKSVQIKRFDQYQRAGVGAMQVDDHARAKLWFERALQIRPDEPRVQLALAEATHQDGEHEVAIKILQDVIANADRGTAVEAALLAVEIRMEALPNAENDEQRRAMLNSSEAFARIAFEKAPESRDAAGALAQILAQTGRVDGAIETLEPVATQHRDFYVTLAHLAAANQDQTSAKRYAENAVQFLKSQIAIDPENFNVRSALANMLQQAGEFTEATQLLNEGMRLANDDQKELLTEVYVRISLREFDRLSDETYSLQILRKQLALLDQMLKFRGNNLQVMARLARIVGPYEFLDDKYEVHLKQALTETPHPETIHLVLGTYYAKAEQFDEALFHLEAAYRSDLKSATLMNNLAWVIAAIQPQDVDRALTLVDAAIKMRPGDPDLISTHAEILFKLQRWDESRSDFESIIGRIENPKRVHERLAVIYDKLGKSDIAELHRSKSQ is encoded by the coding sequence ATGATCGATATCTTCTCCTCGCTACGAGCCTTCACAAGCGATTGGTTTACAACACGCAACTACTTTTCCCTACTTGCCGGCGTGCCCGCTCTGCTTGGTATCGCCAGCGTCGGTTTGATAGTCGGAATGTCGTCTCCCAAGTCGGTTCAGATAAAACGATTCGATCAGTACCAACGGGCCGGCGTCGGGGCGATGCAAGTCGACGATCACGCCCGTGCCAAACTTTGGTTCGAACGGGCGTTGCAGATCCGCCCCGACGAACCGCGAGTTCAGTTGGCCCTGGCGGAAGCCACGCATCAGGACGGCGAGCACGAGGTGGCTATCAAAATCCTCCAAGACGTGATTGCCAACGCCGACCGTGGCACGGCGGTGGAAGCTGCTCTCCTAGCGGTCGAGATCCGCATGGAAGCATTGCCAAACGCCGAAAACGATGAGCAACGTAGAGCGATGTTAAACAGTAGCGAAGCGTTCGCCAGGATTGCTTTTGAAAAGGCTCCAGAGAGTCGCGATGCCGCCGGAGCGTTGGCCCAGATCCTAGCGCAAACCGGCCGCGTCGATGGGGCGATCGAAACATTGGAGCCCGTCGCAACGCAGCATCGCGATTTCTACGTCACGCTCGCTCACCTCGCCGCGGCCAATCAGGACCAAACCTCAGCCAAACGCTATGCCGAAAACGCAGTGCAGTTTTTGAAGTCGCAAATCGCGATCGACCCCGAAAATTTCAACGTCCGATCGGCGCTCGCCAACATGTTGCAGCAGGCCGGCGAGTTTACCGAAGCAACGCAACTGCTGAACGAAGGGATGCGGTTGGCAAACGACGACCAGAAGGAACTGTTGACGGAGGTCTATGTCAGAATCTCGCTGCGAGAGTTCGATCGATTGAGCGATGAAACCTATTCGCTGCAGATCCTGCGGAAGCAACTAGCCCTGTTGGATCAGATGCTGAAGTTCCGCGGCAACAATTTACAGGTAATGGCACGTCTGGCGCGAATCGTCGGGCCGTATGAGTTTCTGGACGACAAGTACGAGGTCCATTTGAAGCAAGCGCTTACCGAAACACCACACCCCGAAACCATTCACCTAGTCCTCGGGACCTATTACGCCAAGGCGGAGCAGTTCGACGAGGCGCTGTTTCATTTGGAAGCTGCCTATCGCAGCGACCTCAAATCCGCCACGCTCATGAACAACCTGGCATGGGTCATTGCAGCAATCCAGCCACAGGACGTCGATCGTGCGTTAACGCTTGTCGATGCGGCGATAAAAATGCGTCCGGGCGATCCCGATCTGATTTCAACGCATGCCGAGATCCTGTTTAAGCTGCAGCGTTGGGATGAATCGCGCAGTGATTTCGAATCGATCATCGGTCGAATCGAAAATCCAAAACGTGTCCATGAGCGACTCGCGGTAATCTATGACAAGCTGGGAAAAAGCGACATCGCGGAGTTGCACCGCAGTAAGTCTCAGTGA
- a CDS encoding TIGR03545 family protein, which yields MIRWRYLLTRVVIVVVVIALIRLALAPAVRYTAIQALQKATGGRVDIAETHLDLWPPRIYFEQLAIADPSKEREDAVQVELIEFRLQPSDLVRRRWVVEKARITGLKINEARTTDGRLAPRETPVASGESFSGKLAGLLQDYAKDHATAFARDLQTVQVSEEIRTRWKNEYESLTGRAKQLEGAIREVRDGIQGIDNPLRDLPQLQRALAQAESIRQELLVVRKAIDNLPLAVQEDLARMEAARRADVDRVAQYIPLADGQEADFSPEMFRQVVTTQLDRVRSFLDGSRSVADWTVVSPDMERIRGKDINFMLGKMPPNWLVQLAEVSGQIQVDGVKYDLQGVMENITTQPHLANGPLVGRLKLDGPQLVRVDFQRHTEEQRSWDDVTLHWPQLPINALAVGESKQTSIRLEPGGVELWVQMSVEGDQVDGKLISKMRNTHVSAEIPSNKYNEALVASLSDSLQNVREVNVEARFGGRWDTMKINVASNLSGLFSNAVRTGVAAQTAATKQQLMGLADNAYREQVGELQVWLTKQQTEVRKTLTDVDGSVEEISQKLVKQLGAPDLYLGRLQRGLEVPMPKF from the coding sequence ATGATTCGTTGGCGCTATCTATTAACTCGTGTTGTGATCGTTGTCGTCGTGATCGCTTTGATCCGGTTGGCACTCGCTCCTGCTGTCCGCTACACAGCCATCCAAGCTTTGCAAAAAGCGACCGGAGGCCGCGTCGATATCGCTGAAACGCATCTCGATCTGTGGCCGCCGCGGATCTATTTTGAACAACTAGCGATCGCCGATCCGAGCAAGGAGCGGGAGGACGCTGTGCAAGTCGAGCTTATCGAGTTTCGGCTGCAACCGTCGGATCTTGTTCGCCGTCGCTGGGTTGTTGAGAAGGCGCGGATCACTGGGCTGAAAATCAACGAAGCCCGGACAACCGACGGCCGCCTGGCACCTCGTGAAACGCCGGTTGCAAGTGGCGAGAGCTTCTCGGGCAAGTTGGCCGGACTGTTGCAAGATTATGCCAAGGACCATGCCACGGCATTTGCTCGCGATCTGCAGACGGTTCAGGTTTCCGAAGAGATCCGCACCCGTTGGAAGAATGAATACGAATCGTTGACAGGTCGGGCCAAGCAGCTCGAGGGAGCGATCCGCGAGGTCCGCGATGGCATCCAAGGAATCGATAACCCGCTCCGCGATCTGCCTCAGTTGCAGCGCGCGTTGGCACAGGCTGAATCGATCCGCCAGGAGCTGTTGGTGGTTCGCAAGGCGATCGACAATCTGCCGCTTGCAGTCCAAGAGGATTTGGCTCGCATGGAAGCGGCTCGCCGAGCCGACGTCGATCGAGTCGCTCAGTACATTCCGCTAGCCGATGGGCAGGAAGCGGATTTCAGTCCGGAGATGTTTCGTCAAGTCGTCACGACCCAGTTGGATCGCGTGCGGTCGTTCCTCGATGGCAGCCGTTCGGTCGCCGATTGGACCGTTGTCAGTCCCGACATGGAGCGTATCCGCGGCAAGGACATCAACTTTATGTTGGGCAAGATGCCGCCAAACTGGCTGGTTCAACTGGCCGAGGTTTCGGGGCAGATCCAAGTCGATGGTGTGAAATACGATTTGCAGGGGGTGATGGAGAACATCACGACCCAGCCGCATTTGGCTAACGGACCGCTGGTCGGCCGGTTGAAGCTGGATGGGCCGCAATTGGTTCGCGTCGACTTCCAACGACACACCGAAGAGCAACGCAGTTGGGACGACGTCACCTTGCATTGGCCTCAGTTGCCAATCAACGCGCTGGCGGTTGGCGAATCGAAGCAGACTTCGATCCGGTTGGAGCCGGGCGGGGTGGAATTGTGGGTGCAGATGTCGGTCGAAGGCGATCAAGTCGACGGCAAGCTGATTTCGAAGATGCGAAACACGCACGTCTCCGCCGAGATCCCGTCGAACAAGTACAACGAAGCGTTGGTTGCATCGCTCTCGGATTCGTTGCAAAACGTCCGCGAAGTGAATGTGGAAGCACGTTTTGGCGGTCGCTGGGATACGATGAAGATCAACGTCGCCAGCAACCTCTCGGGGCTCTTTTCCAACGCGGTTCGCACCGGCGTTGCAGCTCAGACTGCAGCGACCAAGCAGCAGCTGATGGGGCTAGCCGACAACGCCTATCGCGAGCAGGTGGGAGAGTTGCAGGTCTGGCTGACAAAGCAACAGACCGAAGTGCGAAAGACGTTGACCGATGTCGATGGCAGCGTCGAAGAGATCAGCCAAAAGCTGGTCAAGCAACTCGGCGCACCCGACCTCTACCTAGGCCGACTGCAACGGGGCCTAGAAGTCCCGATGCCCAAGTTCTAA
- the cimA gene encoding citramalate synthase, producing MRSIKTYDTTLRDGTQGEGVSLSLQDKLLIAQRLAELGVEFIEGGYPLSNEKDVAFFEQVRKLNLGASKVCAFGMTRRRSLKAADDPGMIALAKAETPVCTFVGKTSDFHATKVLNVSLEENLEMIGDSAAFLKKCGDVIYDAEHFFDGWKSNPAYAAKTIQAAASAGAGWIVLCDTNGGTMPEEIREIVTAAIDAVKQYDVQIGIHCHNDCDLAVANTLVAVDAGANQVQGTINGIGERCGNADLISVMANLQIKRGFEVLGGDQMQHLTELSRFVYETANMQLRNNQPFVGQSAFAHKGGMHVHAIAKATSTYEHIDPESVGNERRILVSELSGRSNIAALTSKHNIDADRELMDKILAEVVRLENLGYQFETADGSFDLLVKRCADQYRPHFQPIKYRCVAGDRDATSHVAFAEAIIKLSVGDDVRFEAAEGQGPINAMDTALRKALQVDYPMLDEMHLVDYKVRVVNCDEGTAAHIRVNIESTDGKNRWGTIGVSENLIEASWYALVDAVEYKLHLADNAAK from the coding sequence ATGCGATCGATCAAAACCTACGACACCACGCTGCGTGATGGCACGCAGGGCGAAGGCGTTAGCCTCTCGTTACAGGACAAACTGCTGATTGCCCAACGATTGGCGGAATTGGGCGTGGAGTTCATCGAAGGTGGCTACCCGCTGTCGAACGAAAAGGATGTGGCGTTTTTCGAGCAGGTTCGCAAGCTTAACCTTGGCGCGTCGAAGGTCTGCGCGTTTGGCATGACCCGTCGCCGCAGCCTCAAGGCAGCCGACGATCCCGGCATGATCGCGCTGGCAAAAGCGGAAACGCCAGTCTGCACCTTTGTCGGCAAGACATCCGACTTCCACGCGACGAAGGTTCTGAACGTCTCGCTGGAAGAAAACCTCGAGATGATCGGTGACAGCGCCGCGTTTTTGAAGAAGTGTGGCGACGTGATCTACGATGCAGAGCATTTCTTTGACGGTTGGAAGTCCAATCCGGCGTATGCTGCCAAGACGATCCAAGCCGCTGCGTCAGCCGGAGCCGGGTGGATCGTGTTGTGCGATACCAACGGCGGTACAATGCCCGAAGAGATCCGCGAAATCGTTACCGCCGCGATCGATGCAGTCAAGCAATACGATGTTCAAATCGGCATCCACTGCCACAACGATTGCGATCTCGCCGTCGCCAACACCTTGGTCGCCGTCGACGCCGGTGCGAATCAAGTGCAGGGAACGATCAACGGGATCGGCGAACGCTGCGGCAACGCCGACCTGATCTCCGTGATGGCCAACTTGCAAATCAAGCGAGGCTTCGAGGTTTTGGGTGGCGACCAGATGCAGCACCTGACCGAACTGAGCCGGTTCGTCTACGAAACCGCTAACATGCAGCTGCGGAACAACCAACCGTTTGTTGGCCAGAGCGCGTTTGCTCACAAAGGCGGGATGCACGTCCACGCGATCGCCAAAGCGACTAGCACCTACGAACACATCGATCCCGAATCGGTTGGAAACGAGCGACGGATCTTGGTCAGCGAGCTGAGCGGACGCAGCAACATCGCGGCGTTGACGAGCAAGCACAACATCGATGCCGATCGCGAACTGATGGACAAGATCCTGGCGGAAGTTGTCCGCTTGGAGAACCTTGGTTATCAATTCGAGACCGCCGACGGATCGTTTGATCTGCTGGTCAAACGGTGCGCCGACCAATACCGCCCCCACTTCCAACCGATTAAATACCGCTGTGTCGCCGGCGACCGCGACGCGACTTCGCACGTCGCGTTTGCCGAAGCGATCATCAAGCTGTCGGTCGGCGACGACGTTCGCTTCGAAGCTGCCGAAGGGCAGGGTCCGATCAATGCGATGGACACCGCACTGCGGAAAGCGTTGCAGGTCGATTACCCGATGCTCGATGAAATGCATCTGGTCGACTACAAAGTTCGCGTCGTCAACTGCGACGAAGGAACCGCCGCCCACATCCGCGTGAATATCGAAAGCACCGACGGCAAGAACCGTTGGGGCACAATCGGCGTCAGCGAGAACCTGATCGAAGCCAGCTGGTATGCTCTTGTCGATGCCGTCGAATACAAACTGCACTTGGCAGACAACGCAGCCAAATAG